One region of Thiorhodovibrio frisius genomic DNA includes:
- the gloB gene encoding hydroxyacylglutathione hydrolase, with the protein MRIEPIPAFADNYIWLLRQPQDPRVAVVDPGDAQPVLDYLAAQHLELTAILITHHHRDHIGGVAALQSAWPRAEVIAPEDPRIPGATHSVGDGERFRLEGLEIDLQVLAVPGHTSSHIAYLTAEADHPALFCGDTLFSVGCGRVFDGTVEQLAVSLRRIAALAPETRCYCAHEYTLENIGFARWVEPENPALAERALEAERLRAAQKPTVPTILASELATNPFLRVDQPEVMVAAERAAGHKLNGPTEIFAALRRWKDDDYD; encoded by the coding sequence ATGCGGATCGAGCCCATCCCGGCTTTTGCTGACAACTACATCTGGCTGTTGCGTCAGCCGCAAGACCCGCGCGTTGCCGTGGTTGATCCAGGCGATGCGCAGCCGGTGCTGGACTATCTTGCAGCGCAGCACCTGGAACTGACGGCCATTCTGATCACTCATCATCACCGTGACCATATCGGCGGTGTCGCGGCGCTCCAGTCAGCCTGGCCGCGCGCCGAGGTCATAGCGCCAGAAGACCCGCGCATCCCAGGCGCGACCCACTCCGTCGGCGACGGCGAGCGCTTCAGGCTGGAGGGTCTGGAGATTGACCTCCAGGTGCTGGCCGTACCGGGTCATACCTCAAGCCACATTGCCTATCTAACGGCTGAGGCGGATCACCCTGCGCTCTTCTGCGGCGACACCCTGTTCAGTGTCGGCTGCGGGCGGGTGTTTGACGGGACGGTCGAGCAATTGGCCGTTTCTCTGCGCCGGATCGCCGCACTGGCACCGGAGACCCGCTGCTACTGCGCGCATGAATATACGCTTGAGAACATCGGCTTTGCGCGCTGGGTTGAGCCCGAGAACCCGGCGCTGGCCGAACGTGCCCTTGAGGCCGAGCGTCTGCGTGCCGCCCAAAAGCCAACTGTGCCGACCATCCTGGCATCTGAGTTGGCGACGAATCCCTTTCTGCGTGTCGATCAACCCGAGGTCATGGTCGCTGCCGAGCGCGCGGCCGGCCACAAGCTCAATGGACCGACCGAGATTTTTGCTGCGTTGCGCCGGTGGAAAGATGACGACTACGACTGA
- a CDS encoding diguanylate cyclase: MISAPPEKALLVEDSRSLRQYLAEAIHEIADIQVTSAGSLKQARQLIDDQPQEYFVGILDLNLPDAPDGEIVDLVAKAGIPIIVLTGFMDDSLRERILAKPNVIDYVVKTNASEIDYVARLVRRVHRNHQIKVLIVDDSSSFRLYLQQLLSTHRYQTLEAANGEEALKVLQQHPDIRLMLTDFHMPKMDGQTLIAQARRHFDRNQLGIIGMSDQSAPITSAKLLKAGANDFIAKPFLIEEFYCRITQNIETLEFIHFMRDSAVRDFLTQLYNRRYLFDVGTKAYTHAKAQNSGFAAVVVDIDHFKQVNDTHGHFIGDRVLQHVAKAMQKSTHKEDLLVRYGGEEFCLLIHGERASEHLAEELERIRRAIAELEVPNGNEVLKVTASLGATVNKTSSLSAMIDIADAALYLAKTEGRDRVRIS, from the coding sequence ATGATCAGCGCCCCCCCCGAAAAAGCACTGCTCGTCGAAGACAGCCGCTCACTGCGGCAGTATCTCGCCGAAGCCATTCATGAAATCGCCGACATCCAGGTCACCAGCGCAGGCTCGCTTAAACAGGCCCGCCAGCTGATCGATGACCAACCCCAAGAATATTTCGTCGGCATTCTCGATCTCAACCTGCCGGATGCGCCCGATGGCGAGATCGTCGATCTGGTCGCGAAAGCTGGCATCCCCATCATCGTGCTGACCGGTTTCATGGACGACAGCCTACGCGAGCGGATTCTGGCCAAGCCGAATGTGATTGACTATGTCGTCAAGACCAACGCGAGCGAGATCGATTATGTCGCCAGGCTGGTCAGGCGGGTTCATCGCAATCATCAGATCAAGGTGCTGATTGTTGATGACTCGAGCAGTTTCCGCCTCTATCTGCAACAACTGCTGAGCACCCACCGCTACCAGACATTGGAGGCAGCCAATGGGGAGGAAGCCCTCAAAGTGTTGCAGCAACACCCGGACATCCGCCTGATGCTGACTGACTTCCACATGCCAAAGATGGACGGCCAAACACTGATCGCGCAGGCGCGCCGCCACTTCGACCGCAACCAACTCGGCATCATCGGTATGTCTGATCAGAGCGCGCCCATCACCTCGGCCAAGCTGCTCAAGGCCGGCGCCAATGACTTTATCGCCAAGCCCTTTCTCATCGAGGAGTTCTACTGCCGCATTACCCAGAATATCGAAACCCTGGAGTTCATCCACTTTATGCGCGATTCGGCCGTACGCGACTTCCTGACCCAGCTCTACAACAGGCGCTATCTGTTCGATGTCGGCACCAAAGCCTATACACATGCCAAAGCGCAGAACTCCGGGTTCGCGGCAGTGGTGGTCGATATCGATCACTTCAAGCAGGTAAATGACACCCACGGGCATTTTATCGGCGACCGCGTATTGCAGCACGTCGCCAAGGCCATGCAGAAGTCAACCCACAAAGAAGACTTGCTGGTGCGCTACGGCGGCGAGGAGTTCTGCCTGCTGATTCATGGCGAGCGTGCCTCGGAGCATTTGGCCGAAGAACTTGAGCGCATTCGCCGTGCCATTGCCGAGCTTGAAGTCCCGAACGGCAACGAGGTACTCAAGGTGACCGCGAGTCTGGGCGCGACTGTCAACAAAACCAGCTCGCTCTCCGCCATGATCGACATCGCCGACGCTGCGCTCTATCTGGCCAAGACCGAGGGACGGGATCGGGTGCGGATTAGCTGA
- a CDS encoding GGDEF domain-containing protein, with protein MAVSESNQPPDGDSVPALKPDSEQESKADSRREFIRLFGGLILLIGLLTGLGSYLFYRAELAEVATPAQQAAAVEVAGEASIASNGQATGVRAERRGTLMRLWLFALTFFVLMGVAAWFLTDARVKWRREQKRAQELANFDTVTELPNRALFFDRLERIHLHSARYRRRYGLILLDLDGFGEVNDKFGYSDGDRLLVRVGRMLTNSLRNSDTVARVGGDEFAVLLSEVNGVEAAMTLGRKVVGAVAAPIRLSSGEAEITASVGVAVFPEHASSVDDMLRAANEAMDRAKREGQGRCLMALSPDEYPNVEELAAGLIVEDSPL; from the coding sequence ATGGCAGTATCTGAATCTAATCAACCGCCAGATGGCGACAGCGTGCCGGCGTTGAAGCCGGACAGTGAGCAGGAGTCCAAAGCGGACTCCAGACGGGAATTTATCCGGCTGTTTGGCGGCCTCATTCTGCTGATTGGGTTGTTAACCGGGCTCGGCTCCTATCTTTTCTATCGCGCCGAGTTGGCTGAGGTGGCAACCCCCGCACAGCAGGCAGCTGCGGTGGAAGTCGCGGGCGAGGCTTCCATTGCCAGCAACGGGCAAGCAACTGGCGTGCGCGCCGAGCGTCGCGGCACTCTGATGCGTTTGTGGCTATTCGCGCTGACTTTCTTTGTGCTTATGGGCGTTGCTGCCTGGTTTCTGACCGATGCGCGGGTGAAGTGGCGGCGGGAGCAGAAACGCGCCCAGGAGCTGGCAAACTTCGATACTGTGACGGAGTTGCCCAATCGCGCCTTGTTTTTTGATCGGCTCGAGCGTATTCATCTCCATTCTGCCCGCTATCGACGGCGCTATGGCCTGATTTTGCTCGACCTTGACGGCTTTGGCGAGGTGAACGATAAATTCGGTTACAGCGACGGCGACCGGCTCCTGGTTCGCGTCGGGCGCATGTTGACCAATAGCCTGCGAAATTCCGATACGGTTGCCCGGGTCGGCGGTGATGAGTTCGCGGTGCTGCTCTCGGAGGTCAACGGCGTGGAGGCGGCCATGACCCTCGGGCGCAAGGTGGTCGGGGCCGTGGCGGCGCCCATTCGTCTGTCGAGCGGTGAGGCTGAAATCACGGCAAGCGTTGGCGTAGCGGTGTTTCCCGAGCATGCCAGCAGTGTTGATGACATGCTGCGAGCAGCCAATGAGGCGATGGACCGCGCCAAACGCGAAGGCCAGGGGCGTTGCCTGATGGCCCTGTCGCCCGATGAGTATCCAAATGTTGAGGAGCTTGCGGCTGGTCTAATCGTCGAGGACAGTCCGCTTTGA
- a CDS encoding PAS domain S-box protein, producing MGSEISDKVASREEHDRFRLVFDNSLIGIFVVDCDRRIIEINDRACQLFGHDAAELLGESVEVLHLSRASFQRFGQEVFSRIRSTGVADVHYELKRANGEVFQAALSGRPLNGVDRADGVIWVIDDISRTARAENALRASEERFALAVAGSNAGIWDWDIPTNRVYFSPRWKELIGYRDEEIPNRFEEWVERVHPDDLSGANAAIEAHLRGETELLATEFRMRCKDGSWRWILGHGLCVRDEQGRPLRMAGSNSDVDARRRAEDRARAQEAHLAAVLDTVQTGIVVIDHDLREVVDANEQAARILGTVREELIGSLCSEHLCLNPNACPFERGVPENWRSVSNDESVFVRADGTQVSVLKSLAPLQTAESNLLIESFVDVTPMKQTEQALRRAKEEAESAALAKSEFLAKMSHEIRTPMNSILGMTKLTLDSRLDTEQRENLEIVDAAAEALLALIDDILDFSKLEARRVLIDPVDFDLSVLFEEVLDGFALRAAEKELELIEFIDPQVPLGLKGDNQRLRQVLINLLGNAIKFTATGEVVLSVELAPENCGPDGPLAPPVPPVPRVQVKWLRFAVRDTGVGVAPEKQADIFSAFQQADNSVTREYGGSGLGLSISRQLVELMGGRLELTSTLGQGSEFSFLLPLEPASSPLPSANLAAPELRGLRCLVVDDNSANRRLLVKTLNGWGCKPHAVPGGAEALEALQQAHAAGDPFRLVLLDLLMPGMDGEQSARAIQGDGTCGAPDILLLASASVRGQAARLRALGVRSLLIKPVKHRQLLRAMSQALTLPLGPLADASQAANAKVVSQSPRFAGAQVLLVEDRLFNRKVAASYLSRFGIEVMTAGNGLQALELSRTRAFDLILMDIQMPLMDGFQTTVAIRDEPGNLNRSTPIVAMTAQALEGDRDKCLQAGMDDYLSKPIRLELLERALRRWLNDAEKRPRPSVDSSADQAVTPDPRSCALPGPPQALPAELESLFDNDPEGLADLLRTFVSDARADLDALLDGWRERDIGRMQGRLHALTGLVANMGFATAAERLAAMQVAVREVERNQTPDTGLDTAALEAPLAEARGAVTALIEGLDAEARCDPLS from the coding sequence ATGGGCTCTGAGATATCTGACAAGGTCGCCTCCAGAGAAGAACACGACCGCTTTCGGCTTGTGTTTGATAACAGCCTCATCGGCATTTTCGTGGTGGATTGCGACCGGCGCATCATCGAGATCAACGACCGCGCCTGTCAGTTGTTCGGCCATGATGCCGCAGAGCTGCTTGGTGAGTCGGTGGAAGTGCTGCACCTTTCGCGTGCGTCTTTTCAGCGCTTTGGCCAGGAGGTCTTTTCGCGCATTCGCAGTACCGGCGTGGCCGATGTGCATTATGAATTAAAGCGCGCGAATGGCGAGGTGTTTCAGGCCGCACTTTCCGGCCGACCGCTCAATGGCGTTGATCGCGCCGACGGCGTGATTTGGGTGATCGACGATATTTCTCGGACCGCCCGTGCTGAAAATGCTTTGCGCGCCAGCGAGGAGCGCTTCGCGCTGGCGGTGGCCGGTTCCAATGCAGGCATCTGGGACTGGGATATTCCCACCAACCGCGTTTATTTCTCCCCGCGCTGGAAGGAGCTGATCGGCTATCGCGACGAGGAAATTCCTAATCGCTTCGAGGAGTGGGTTGAGCGTGTGCATCCGGACGATCTGTCGGGGGCGAACGCGGCCATTGAGGCGCATCTGCGTGGCGAGACCGAACTGCTCGCGACCGAATTTCGCATGCGCTGTAAGGACGGCTCCTGGCGCTGGATTCTCGGCCATGGGCTGTGCGTGCGCGATGAGCAGGGACGTCCGCTGCGCATGGCCGGCTCCAACAGCGACGTCGATGCGCGCCGCCGGGCCGAGGATCGAGCGCGCGCGCAGGAGGCGCATCTGGCTGCGGTGCTCGATACCGTGCAGACCGGCATTGTGGTGATCGACCACGATCTTCGTGAGGTGGTGGACGCTAATGAGCAGGCGGCGCGGATACTAGGCACCGTGCGTGAGGAGCTGATTGGGTCACTCTGTAGCGAGCACCTGTGCCTGAATCCGAACGCCTGCCCCTTTGAGCGAGGAGTGCCGGAGAACTGGCGCTCGGTATCCAACGACGAGTCGGTCTTTGTGCGCGCCGATGGCACTCAGGTGAGCGTGCTCAAGAGCCTGGCCCCGCTTCAAACGGCGGAGAGCAATTTGCTGATCGAGAGCTTCGTCGATGTCACGCCGATGAAGCAGACTGAGCAGGCGCTGCGTCGGGCAAAGGAGGAGGCCGAATCCGCAGCGCTGGCCAAAAGCGAGTTTCTCGCCAAGATGAGCCATGAGATTCGCACGCCGATGAATTCCATTCTCGGCATGACCAAGCTCACGCTCGACAGCCGGCTCGATACCGAGCAGCGCGAGAATCTCGAAATCGTCGATGCCGCAGCCGAGGCGCTGCTGGCGCTGATTGACGACATCCTCGACTTCTCCAAGCTCGAGGCGCGGCGAGTGCTGATTGACCCTGTTGATTTCGACCTCAGCGTGCTGTTTGAGGAAGTGCTCGACGGCTTTGCCTTGCGCGCCGCCGAAAAAGAGCTTGAGCTGATTGAGTTTATTGATCCGCAAGTGCCCCTTGGTCTCAAGGGTGACAACCAGCGATTACGCCAGGTGCTGATCAATCTGCTTGGCAATGCGATCAAATTCACCGCCACCGGCGAGGTGGTACTGAGCGTGGAGTTGGCACCTGAAAATTGCGGCCCTGATGGACCCTTGGCGCCGCCGGTGCCGCCAGTGCCTAGAGTGCAGGTCAAATGGCTGCGCTTTGCGGTGCGCGACACTGGCGTCGGGGTTGCCCCAGAGAAGCAAGCGGATATTTTCTCGGCATTCCAGCAGGCCGACAATAGTGTCACCCGCGAATATGGCGGCTCTGGTTTGGGGCTGAGCATTTCTCGCCAACTGGTCGAGCTGATGGGCGGGCGCCTTGAACTGACCAGCACGCTGGGGCAGGGCAGCGAGTTCAGCTTTCTGCTGCCGCTGGAGCCAGCCAGCAGTCCGTTGCCCAGTGCCAACCTGGCCGCCCCTGAGCTGCGTGGCCTGCGCTGTCTGGTGGTGGATGACAATAGCGCTAACCGGCGTTTGCTTGTCAAAACCCTGAACGGCTGGGGCTGTAAGCCGCACGCCGTGCCAGGTGGCGCTGAGGCGTTGGAAGCCTTGCAACAGGCCCATGCCGCCGGCGATCCTTTCCGTCTGGTGCTGCTTGATCTGCTGATGCCCGGCATGGACGGCGAACAGAGTGCGCGCGCCATCCAAGGGGACGGCACCTGCGGCGCGCCCGACATTCTGCTGTTGGCATCAGCCAGTGTGCGCGGTCAGGCTGCGCGGCTGCGTGCTCTGGGCGTGCGCAGTTTGCTGATCAAGCCGGTCAAGCATCGCCAGTTGCTGCGTGCCATGAGCCAGGCGCTGACCCTGCCCTTGGGGCCGCTCGCCGACGCCAGCCAGGCTGCCAACGCCAAGGTGGTTAGCCAGTCGCCGCGCTTTGCCGGTGCCCAGGTGCTGTTGGTGGAAGACCGACTGTTTAATCGCAAGGTGGCGGCGTCCTATCTGTCGCGCTTCGGTATTGAGGTGATGACCGCAGGCAATGGCTTGCAGGCGCTGGAGTTATCGCGTACTCGCGCCTTCGATCTCATTCTGATGGATATTCAGATGCCGCTCATGGATGGCTTTCAGACGACAGTCGCCATCCGCGACGAGCCCGGCAATCTGAACCGCAGCACGCCCATCGTGGCCATGACCGCGCAGGCCCTGGAGGGAGACCGGGATAAGTGCCTGCAAGCTGGCATGGACGATTATCTGAGCAAGCCGATTCGCCTGGAGTTGCTGGAACGCGCGCTCAGGCGCTGGCTCAACGATGCCGAGAAACGACCGCGTCCCTCGGTTGATTCGAGCGCCGATCAAGCTGTGACACCAGATCCCCGCTCTTGCGCGTTGCCGGGGCCACCTCAGGCGCTGCCGGCGGAGCTTGAGTCCCTGTTTGACAACGACCCCGAGGGACTGGCCGATCTGCTGCGCACCTTCGTCAGCGATGCCCGGGCGGACTTGGACGCGCTGCTGGATGGCTGGCGCGAGCGCGACATCGGGCGGATGCAAGGTCGTCTGCACGCGCTCACAGGATTGGTGGCCAACATGGGATTTGCAACGGCTGCCGAGCGCCTGGCTGCGATGCAGGTGGCAGTAAGGGAAGTCGAGAGAAACCAGACGCCCGACACCGGGCTTGATACGGCGGCCCTGGAAGCGCCACTGGCCGAAGCACGGGGGGCGGTCACTGCTTTGATTGAGGGCCTGGACGCTGAAGCGAGGTGCGATCCTCTCAGCTAA
- the hypF gene encoding carbamoyltransferase HypF yields the protein MISLTESRPLHVEHLRVRGLVQGVGFRPHVWHLAHSLGCLGDVRNDGDGVLIRLWAPDTKTADTFCQRLRADSPPLARIDALERSRQPAQSSAPPPTTDFQIIASAATEVHTGLVPDAATCPACAAEIGQLGNRRHRYPFTNCTHCGPRLSIVRAIPYDRANTSMACFPLCPDCLAEYNNPANRRFHAQPNACPMCGPRLWLEDSSGQMLDPADLDAEDAIAAASRLISRGQILAIKGIGGFHLACDATNSQAVARLRQRKARDAKPFALMARDLDVIRRYCAVSAQEAALLQSPAAPIVLLECRHSEPDQPSLAPGIAPGQTSLGFMLPYSPLHLLLLAHWERPLVMTSGNRSDEPQAIDNADARTRLAPLADALLLHDRDILNRLDDSVARVDAGQPRLLRRARGLAPAPLLVPEGFHQAPPVLALGGELKNTFCLLDAPRLILSQHLGDLDEPATLREFERTLRLYRELFQHQPERIAVDQHPDYRSSAFGRHLAAELALPLIEVQHHHAHIAAVLAENAWPRDAGSVLGLALDGLGYGSDGTLWGGELLRADYQGFTRLGWLRPTPLPGGDRAAKEPWRNLLAQIHTAFGWDQACAQWPLLTRLPGLTEAPIPALLRIMDAGINAPLSSSTGRLFDAVAAALGVCTKSIAYEGQAAMELETLARAGSGASRTPNSAGYPFARLHRPEGIQLDPAPMWQALLDDLSQGLPPARIAARFHQGLATALTELSLDLAREQGLDTLALSGGSFQNRILLGSVVHQAERAGLRVLAHSRVPSNDGGIALGQALIAAAASPRPAH from the coding sequence GTGATCAGCCTGACTGAATCCCGCCCCCTCCATGTCGAGCACCTGCGCGTGCGCGGCCTGGTGCAAGGCGTTGGCTTTCGCCCGCACGTCTGGCATCTGGCACACAGCCTGGGCTGCTTGGGCGATGTGCGCAACGACGGCGACGGTGTGCTGATCCGCCTGTGGGCGCCAGATACGAAAACGGCCGATACTTTCTGCCAGCGCCTGCGCGCTGATAGCCCCCCACTCGCGCGCATCGACGCACTCGAGCGCAGCCGCCAACCCGCGCAAAGCAGCGCCCCCCCGCCCACCACAGACTTCCAGATCATCGCCAGCGCCGCCACCGAGGTGCACACTGGGCTCGTCCCAGATGCCGCCACCTGTCCAGCCTGCGCAGCGGAGATCGGCCAGCTCGGCAACCGCCGCCATCGCTACCCCTTCACCAACTGCACCCATTGCGGCCCCAGGCTGAGCATTGTGCGAGCGATCCCCTATGATCGCGCCAACACCAGCATGGCCTGCTTTCCGCTCTGCCCGGATTGCCTGGCCGAATACAACAACCCGGCCAACCGGCGCTTTCACGCCCAACCCAACGCTTGCCCGATGTGCGGACCACGGCTGTGGCTGGAGGACAGCAGTGGCCAGATGCTCGACCCGGCTGATCTTGACGCCGAAGATGCCATCGCAGCCGCCAGCCGACTGATTTCGCGCGGACAGATTCTCGCCATCAAGGGCATCGGCGGTTTTCACCTGGCCTGCGATGCCACCAACAGCCAAGCGGTCGCGCGCCTGCGCCAGCGTAAAGCGCGCGACGCCAAGCCCTTCGCGTTGATGGCGCGCGACCTCGATGTCATTCGTCGCTACTGCGCTGTCAGCGCACAGGAAGCAGCCCTGCTCCAATCCCCAGCCGCGCCCATCGTGCTGCTTGAATGCCGGCATTCAGAACCCGATCAGCCGAGTCTCGCGCCCGGCATCGCACCGGGGCAGACTAGTCTCGGCTTCATGCTGCCTTACAGCCCGCTGCATCTGCTGCTCCTCGCGCACTGGGAACGCCCGCTGGTGATGACCAGCGGCAACCGCAGCGACGAACCCCAGGCTATTGACAATGCAGACGCGCGCACCCGCCTCGCGCCCCTGGCCGATGCCCTGCTGCTGCATGATCGCGACATCCTCAATCGCCTCGATGACTCGGTCGCTCGCGTCGATGCCGGACAGCCGCGTCTGCTACGGCGCGCGCGCGGCCTCGCGCCGGCACCGCTGCTGGTGCCTGAGGGGTTTCATCAGGCACCCCCGGTACTTGCCCTGGGCGGAGAGCTGAAAAACACCTTCTGCCTGCTCGATGCCCCACGGCTCATCCTGTCGCAGCATCTCGGCGATCTCGACGAGCCCGCAACCCTGCGCGAGTTCGAACGCACGCTAAGGCTCTACCGCGAACTCTTCCAACACCAGCCCGAACGCATCGCAGTCGACCAGCACCCGGACTACCGCAGCAGCGCTTTCGGCCGCCACCTGGCCGCCGAACTGGCGCTGCCGCTGATCGAAGTCCAGCACCACCACGCCCACATCGCCGCTGTGCTGGCTGAGAACGCCTGGCCGCGCGACGCAGGCTCCGTGCTTGGACTTGCACTCGACGGCCTCGGCTACGGCAGCGACGGGACACTCTGGGGGGGCGAACTGCTGCGCGCAGACTACCAGGGCTTCACCCGCCTGGGCTGGCTTCGCCCTACCCCCCTGCCCGGCGGCGACCGCGCAGCAAAAGAACCCTGGCGCAATCTGCTCGCCCAGATTCACACCGCCTTCGGCTGGGACCAAGCATGCGCACAATGGCCGCTGCTCACCCGTCTCCCCGGTCTCACCGAGGCCCCCATCCCCGCACTGCTGCGCATCATGGATGCAGGCATCAACGCCCCCTTAAGTTCCTCGACCGGACGGCTATTTGATGCCGTGGCCGCCGCCTTGGGCGTCTGCACCAAAAGCATCGCTTACGAAGGCCAAGCGGCGATGGAACTCGAGACACTGGCGCGCGCCGGGTCAGGCGCAAGCCGCACGCCAAACAGCGCCGGCTATCCTTTTGCCCGCCTCCACAGACCAGAGGGTATCCAGCTCGACCCCGCTCCCATGTGGCAGGCCCTGCTCGACGATCTGAGCCAAGGTCTTCCGCCGGCGCGCATCGCCGCCCGTTTTCACCAGGGTCTCGCCACCGCCCTGACCGAGCTAAGTCTTGATTTGGCGCGCGAACAGGGTCTCGACACCCTCGCCCTGTCCGGCGGCAGCTTTCAGAATCGCATCCTGCTAGGGTCCGTTGTCCATCAAGCAGAACGCGCTGGCCTGCGCGTGTTGGCCCATTCCCGGGTGCCGAGCAACGACGGCGGCATTGCCCTTGGCCAGGCGCTCATTGCGGCTGCCGCCAGTCCGAGACCGGCGCACTGA
- the dxs gene encoding 1-deoxy-D-xylulose-5-phosphate synthase, whose product MPDASAADAALATYPLLEQIQDPADLRSMSSEQLKELAAELRAFLIDSVSRTGGHLAAGLGVVELTVAIHHVFDTPHDRLVWDVGHQAYPHKILTGRRDRMHRMRMKGGLSGFPKRSESRYDTFGVGHSSTSISAALGMSIAARVKGEQRQVIAVIGDGSLGAGMAFEALNHGGPLDPDLLVILNDNEMSISPPVGAISRHLSRLLSSRVYTSVREGSKTALRSMPHLRHLVGRWEEHMKGMVMPSTMFEEMGFNYIGPIDGHDMDDLVATLNNMKAMPGPRFLHVSTQKGRGYEPAEGQPVQFHGVTPFDSKTGRMHKKAGGKTYTQIFGDWLCEAAEKEPRLLAITPAMREGSGMVAFSERFPERYFDVGIAEQHAVTLAAGMACEGMKPVVAIYSTFLQRAYDQLVHDVCLQRLDVTFAVDRAGLVGADGATHAGSFDLSYGRPLPNLVIMAPADENECRRMLQTALEHPGPAMVRYPRGCGPGVEIDPSAPVLAIGEGEILRQGEHVALLGFGSRVAPALEVGEEINATVANMRFVKPLDERLILELADQHQLLITIEENVIAGGAGSAVSELLSAHGLAVRCVHLGLPDVCQEQASHGEQLHVCGLDAPGIRDAVLSEMADMGLDPSLKPALAQGQV is encoded by the coding sequence ATGCCTGATGCCTCTGCCGCCGACGCGGCCCTCGCTACCTATCCGCTGCTTGAGCAAATTCAGGACCCGGCCGATCTGCGGTCGATGTCGAGCGAGCAGCTCAAGGAGTTGGCGGCGGAACTGCGCGCCTTTTTGATCGACAGCGTCTCGCGCACCGGTGGGCACCTGGCGGCCGGCCTTGGCGTGGTGGAGTTGACCGTTGCGATCCATCATGTGTTCGATACTCCGCATGATCGCCTGGTGTGGGATGTCGGGCACCAGGCCTATCCGCACAAAATTCTCACCGGGCGGCGTGATCGCATGCACCGCATGCGCATGAAAGGCGGCCTGTCTGGCTTTCCCAAGCGCAGCGAGAGCCGTTACGACACCTTTGGCGTTGGCCATTCCAGTACCTCCATCAGCGCTGCGCTTGGCATGTCCATCGCCGCGCGCGTGAAGGGCGAGCAGCGGCAGGTGATTGCTGTGATTGGTGATGGTTCGCTTGGCGCCGGCATGGCGTTTGAGGCGCTGAATCACGGCGGCCCGCTCGACCCCGACCTGCTGGTGATACTTAACGACAACGAGATGTCCATTTCGCCGCCGGTGGGTGCCATCAGTCGGCATCTCTCGCGCCTGCTGTCGAGCCGGGTCTACACCAGCGTGCGCGAGGGCAGCAAGACCGCGCTGCGCAGCATGCCGCATCTGCGCCATTTGGTCGGGCGCTGGGAAGAGCACATGAAAGGCATGGTGATGCCGAGCACCATGTTTGAGGAAATGGGCTTTAACTATATCGGCCCCATTGATGGCCATGACATGGACGATCTGGTCGCCACGCTGAATAACATGAAAGCCATGCCCGGGCCGCGCTTTCTGCATGTGTCAACCCAAAAAGGCCGTGGCTATGAGCCGGCTGAGGGTCAGCCGGTGCAGTTTCATGGCGTCACGCCGTTCGACTCAAAAACTGGACGGATGCACAAGAAGGCTGGTGGCAAGACCTACACCCAGATTTTTGGTGACTGGCTGTGCGAGGCGGCTGAGAAGGAGCCGCGCCTGCTGGCCATCACCCCGGCCATGCGCGAGGGCTCGGGGATGGTGGCCTTCTCCGAGCGTTTCCCCGAGCGCTACTTTGACGTTGGCATCGCCGAGCAGCACGCCGTGACCCTGGCCGCCGGCATGGCCTGCGAGGGCATGAAGCCGGTGGTGGCGATTTATTCCACCTTTTTGCAGCGTGCCTACGATCAACTGGTGCACGATGTCTGCCTGCAACGGCTGGATGTGACCTTCGCAGTTGACCGCGCCGGTCTGGTTGGCGCTGATGGGGCGACCCATGCCGGCAGCTTCGATCTCAGCTACGGTCGTCCCTTGCCCAATCTGGTCATTATGGCGCCGGCGGATGAAAACGAATGCCGACGCATGCTGCAAACGGCGCTTGAGCATCCGGGGCCTGCCATGGTGCGTTACCCGCGTGGCTGCGGGCCTGGGGTGGAAATTGACCCCAGCGCGCCAGTGCTGGCCATCGGCGAGGGGGAAATTTTGCGCCAAGGCGAGCATGTCGCCCTGCTCGGCTTTGGCAGTCGGGTGGCCCCAGCGCTGGAAGTGGGCGAAGAAATCAATGCCACCGTGGCCAATATGCGCTTCGTCAAGCCTCTTGATGAGCGCCTGATTCTGGAATTGGCCGATCAACACCAACTGCTGATCACAATCGAGGAGAACGTCATCGCCGGGGGCGCTGGCTCGGCGGTCTCCGAACTATTGTCCGCCCATGGTCTGGCAGTGCGCTGCGTGCATCTTGGTCTGCCGGATGTTTGTCAGGAGCAGGCCAGCCATGGCGAGCAGCTGCACGTCTGCGGTCTGGATGCGCCCGGCATTCGCGATGCGGTGTTGAGCGAAATGGCGGATATGGGACTGGACCCGAGCCTGAAACCTGCGCTGGCGCAGGGACAGGTGTGA